One part of the Drosophila teissieri strain GT53w chromosome 3R, Prin_Dtei_1.1, whole genome shotgun sequence genome encodes these proteins:
- the LOC122622339 gene encoding uncharacterized protein LOC122622339: MSESPGKRPKIGPSDCLVYLQGLGDVRPEDAALQLAQRIQTEEDEASQADTCSGANQAALNISFRVYYHIVHKYELQDTHFENLFQRLTSEQPTAFLMLQSILLTDHWKRLDAALLEEKCTTAIIEALQRNNPSLMAVLKATNLLVKKFPKLQLLPLKLEHFYHCLQRQTQTGSREETLTLYNHCCKQPERAFSYFRLIVEFWPWTNRNKYYLLSGALNSHSLPDLLAATNQSEEEFFNGLRLSLSYKGLRAASQYPVKSLSNQRSPALLAASVELLLNGSVAEIQNFHSQWFLRIQQREELFELLQANPQIVEFLASEEVRSPGDQLRLILIFSMFAKEIYATSKLHFFKISTELLTNCSQMETEAQLLIFRFLVDNLGNFAVEDCLDFFHSFVERHRCLESSEFRNTMLGKMPTIINHTAKHFHKVLKADSGVGGHALAQNIKRFFSHLQHLIERDIHSEVYQPKIFALKLLEILNRSLYAEQVAKNAKMCSPQQNQRMGIFLLEHGVFRPKEMALQLFDTLNNPQGFDDALDLTVSLLIQMGHVDSEKCVERCFELCHTSDMDECSLVSLYAQLAVTKDQAGPKIFDECLKQLTGKLDPFFEDPLQTAKSEGHLFGYLCALDEVVKAGLAVETPLEDLLPLLERILSGILKFLNVANARRQENAATAASFQDMDESLQLLVSESSFKSDGEEEACRKYLLMSFWLTLKGCCDLATSIGCSQLQTSASAANTEALRRCLNINVSVLTLCRHKGAIEAAGLSIGRLTRAITSSLESSDSGFQMLHDCLERELLTESRQVSTTRRGAGFAIMFLHVLKNDNPRQRLLLHRAVQQILKRLNENRSAESVALDSKHDRWEALVLHYLCVLVRDTELRPAMSKYYNEILLVAMEHITNPEWTISNAALQLFGANLGKLVGQRQATEFDTRPAWEPSELDYDELGCLLPKACEHMLMCCDRQEVTSSIILFLAFLSKVEHLRTSGGKEPNPLLIRFRRLSWRLLRHKCDQVRQLAATCFVRSHEFRCDLPAALLASAKLAANLEEENFYEGLIYTLTSGVLKLKHEARHVWSAGRLEGFLEELLTALDVTERVRRFKPYTRNVLLELLGHLGSTDKATLVDSLG; encoded by the exons ATGTCGGAGTCTCCGGGAAAACGGCCGAAAATCGGACCCAGCGATTGCCTCGTCTACCTGCAG GGCCTGGGAGATGTCCGCCCGGAGGATGCCGCCCTGCAGCTGGCCCAGCGAATCCAGACGGAGGAGGATGAGGCGTCGCAGGCGGACACGTGCAGCGGTGCCAACCAAGCCGCCCTGAATATCAGCTTCCGGGTGTACTACCACATAGTGCACAAGTACGAGTTGCAGGACACGCACTTCGAGAATCTTTTCCAGCGTTTGACCAGCGAGCAGCCTACTGCCTTTTTGATGCTCCAATCCATTCTGCTTACGGATCACTGGAAGCGTCTGGATGCTGCGCTGCTGGAGGAAAAATGCACCACTGCCATAATTGAGGCTCTGCAGCGGAACAATCCCAGCCTGATGGCCGTGCTCAAGGCCACAAACTTGCTGGTAAAAAAGTTCCCCAAGCTCCAACTCCTTCCGCTGAAGCTGGAGCACTTCTATCACTGCCTGCAACGCCAGACGCAAACGGGATCCCGTGAGGAAACGCTGACGCTGTACAACCACTGCTGCAAACAGCCAGAAAGAGCTTTCTCCTACTTCCGCTTGATTGTGGAGTTCTGGCCATGGACTAATCGCAACAAGTACTATCTGCTGAGCGGTGCCCTCAACTCGCATTCCCTGCCTGATCTCTTGGCGGCCACTAATCAAAGCGAAGAGGAGTTCTTCAATGGCCTGAGGCTCAGCTTGAGTTATAAGGGACTTCGGGCAGCCAGTCAATATCCCGTGAAAAGCTTGAGCAACCAGCGCTCCCCGGCACTACTTGCCGCGAGTGTGGAGCTGCTGCTTAACGGAAGTGTGGCCGAGATACAGAACTTTCATTCACAGTGGTTTCTGCGCATCCAACAGCGAGAGGAGTTGTTTGAACTGCTGCAAGCAAATCCTCAGATTGTGGAGTTTCTGGCCTCCGAGGAGGTAAGGTCGCCGGGCGATCAATTGCGTCTGATTCTGATCTTTAGCATGTTCGCCAAGGAGATATATGCCACCTCCAAGCTACATTTCTTCAAAATCAGCACAGAACTGTTGACCAACTGCAGCCAGATGGAGACGGAGGCGCAGCTATTGATCTTTCGTTTTCTGGTTGACAATCTGGGAAACTTTGCCGTCGAGGACTGTCTGGATTTCTTTCACAGCTTCGTAGAGCGACATCGCTGTCTGGAAAGCTCAGAGTTCCGGAACACGATGCTGGGTAAGATGCCCACGATTATCAACCACACGGCCAAGCACTTTCATAAGGTGCTCAAAGCGGACAGCGGAGTGGGTGGTCATGCATTGGCTCAGAATATCAAGCGATTCTTCTCACATCTTCAGCATTTGATTGAGCGGGACATCCATAGCGAGGTTTATCAACCCAAGATCTTTGCCCTCAAGTTGCTGGAAATCCTAAATCGGTCGCTATATGCGGAACAAGTcgcaaaaaatgccaaaatgtgCAGTCCCCAACAGAATCAGCGAATGGGAATTTTTCTCCTGGAGCACGGCGTCTTTCGACCAAAGGAAATGGCGCTACAGCTCTTCGATACCCTGAACAATCCACAAGGTTTCGATGATGCTTTGGACTTGACGGTGTCCCTGCTTATTCAGATGGGCCATGTGGACAGTGAAAAGTGTGTGGAGCGTTGCTTCGAGCTGTGTCACACGTCTGATATGGATGAATGCTCCTTGGTTTCCCTCTACGCACAATTGGCGGTTACTAAAGATCAGGCTGGACCAAAGATATTTGATGAGTGCCTGAAGCAGCTTACCGGCAAATTAGATCCGTTTTTCGAAGATCCTTTGCAGACTGCCAAGAGTGAAGGACATCTCTTTGGCTATCTCTGCGCATTGGACGAGGTGGTCAAGGCTGGCTTAGCAGTGGAGACGCCTCTGGAGGACTTGTTGCCATTGCTAGAGAGAATTCTTAGCGGCATTCTCAAGTTCCTCAATGTGGCCAACGCTCGACGCCAAGAAAATGCAGCCACTGCAGCTAGTTTTCAGGACATGGACGAGAGTCTCCAGTTGCTGGTCAGCGAAAGCTCCTTCAAGTCCGATGGCGAGGAAGAAGCTTGTCGGAAGTACTTACTGATGAGCTTCTGGTTAACATTGAAG GGCTGTTGCGATCTGGCCACCAGCATTGGGTGTTCCCAGCTGCAAACCTCTGCCAGTGCAGCAAACACCGAGGCTCTGCGTCGTTGCCTCAACATTAATGTGTCTGTTTTGACGCTCTGCCGGCACAAAGGAGCCATAGAGGCGGCCGGCTTAAGCATTGGCAGACTTACTCGTGCCATCACAAGTAGCTTGGAGAGCAGCGACTCGGGTTTCCAAATGCTACACGATTGTCTAGAGCGGGAGCTGCTGACTGAGAGCCGTCAAGTGAGCACTACGCGACGTGGTGCCGGCTTCGCAATAATGTTCCTCCACGTGCTGAAGAACGACAATCCGCGACAGCGTCTGCTGCTCCATCGCGCTGTGCAGCAAATTCTTAAGAGGCTAAATGAAAATCGATCCGCGGAGAGTGTTGCCCTTGATAGCAAACACGATCGCTGGGAGGCATTGGTACTGCATTACCTTTGCGTTCTCGTGCGCGACACTGAACTGAGGCCTGCTATGAGCAAGTACTACAATGAGATTCTACTGGTGGCCATGGAGCATATCACCAACCCCGAATGGACCATTTCGAATGCGGCACTTCAACTTTTCGGCGCCAATCTGGGCAAGCTGGTGGGACAGCGCCAGGCTACCGAGTTTGACACACGTCCCGCTTGGGAACCCAGTGAGCTGGACTACGACGAATTGGGCTGCTTGCTGCCCAAGGCTTGCGAGCACATGCTGATGTGCTGTGATCGCCAGGAGGTCACGTCCTCCATAATACTCTTTCTGGCCTTCTTGTCCAAGGTCGAGCACTTGCGTACATCGGGCGGCAAAGAGCCGAATCCCTTGCTAATTCGCTTCCGCCGACTCAGTTGGCGTTTGTTGCGGCACAAATGTGATCAGGTCCGCCAACTGGCGGCCACCTGCTTTGTGCGGTCACACGAATTCCGTTGCGATCTACCGGCGGCGCTGCTGGCCAGCGCCAAGTTAGCCGCGAATTTGGAGGAGGAGAATTTCTACGAGGGACTGATATACACTCTGACTTCGGGCGTGCTGAAACTAAAGCATGAAGCGCGTCATGTGTGGAGCGCGGGGCGTCTGGAGGGATTCCTTGAAGAACTGCTCACAGCGCTTGACGTCACGGAGCGAGTTCGTCGCTTCAAGCCGTACACACGGAACGTGCTGCTGGAACTGCTTGGACACCTCGGTAGTACGGATAAAGCGACTCTCGTCGATTCTCTCGGCTAA
- the LOC122622341 gene encoding max-like protein X produces MSDNNNALGTKEDVFGMEHDQDHSNKHYSRCSSAGSTHTPNSSAHNTDDDDDSGDARHSTAANSTLSYKERRREAHTQAEQKRRDAIKKGYDSLQELVPRCQPNDSSGYKLSKALILQKSIEYIGYLNQQKLKQEDEGSALQKEVTALRIIKNGYENMLQHQQANPGPEEARLTDEAKFNVFQAIMEEMFETFQHIPMENFKQLTTGIIPWLEEHCKPHILRNILSRTLQQMAQEALEKQELQAMEQESGEGFS; encoded by the exons ATGAGCGATAATAACAACGCGTTGGGCACCAAAGAAGACGTTTTCGGCATGGAGCACGACCAGGATCACAGCAACAAGCACTACTCGCGATGCAGCAGTGCGGGCAGCACTCACACTCCGAACTCCTCGGCGCACAATACAG acgacgacgacgataGCGGCGATGCGCGCCATTCCACGGCCGCCAATTCCACGCTGAGTTACAAAGAGCGGAGAAGGGAGGCGCACACACAGGCGGAGCAGAAGCGGCGGGACGCCATCAAGAAGGGCTACGACAGCCTACAGGAATTGGTGCCACGCTGCCAGCCCAACGACTCCTCCGGCTACAAGCTCAGCAAGGCCCTGATCCTGCAGAAGTCCATCGAGTACATTGGCTACCTTAACCAACAGAAACTCAAGCAGGAGGACGAGGGATCGGCGCTACAGAAGGAGGTTACAGCGTTGCGGATCATTAAAAACGGCTACGAGAACAtgctgcagcatcagcaggcGAATCCAGGGCCAGAGGAGGCACGCCTCACCGATGAAGCCAAGTTTAACGTG TTCCAGGCCATCATGGAGGAAATGTTCGAGACATTTCAGCACATACCCATGGAGAACTTTAAGCAGCTGACCACCGGCATTATCCCCTGGCTGGAGGAGCACTGCAAGCCGCACATCCTGCGCAACATCCTCAGTCGCACGTTGCAGCAAATGGCGCAGGAGGCTCTGGAAAAACAGGAACTGCAGGCCATGGAGCAGGAGTCCGGCGAGGGTTTCAGCTGA